The sequence caatacacatcaaagttgctggtaaacgcagcaggccaggcagcatctctaggaagaggtacagttgacgtttctggccgagacccttcatcaggactaactgaagaaagagctagtaagagatttgaaagtgggagggggagggggagatccaaaatgatgggagaagacaggagggggagggatggagccaagagttggacaggtgattggcaaaaggggtatgagaggatcatgggacaggaggcccagggagaaggaaaagggggaggggggggaaagcctagaggatgggtaaggggtatagtcagagggacagagggagaaaaaggagagtgagagaaagaatatgtgaatataaataacggatggggtatgagggggaggtggggcattagcggaagttagagaagtcaatgccatcaggttggaggctacccagacggaatataaggtgttgttcctccaacctgagtgtggcttcatctttacagtagaggaggccgtggatagacatgtcagaatgggaataggatgtggaattaaaatgtgtggtcactgggagatcctgctttctctggcggacagagagtaggtgttcagcgaaacgatctcccagtctgcgtcaggtctcgccaatatatagaaggccacatcgggagcaccggacgcagtgcatcaccccagccgactcacaggtgaagtgtcatctcacccggaaggacttggcagaattagtccttactcttaataatttctcctttggctcctcccacttcctccaaactaaaggtgtagctatgggcacccgcatgggtccgagctatgcctgcctttttgttggctttgtggaaccaTCTACGCACATAAAATcttagtgaaattaaaatgtgtggccactgggagatcctgctttctctggcagacgaagcgtaggtgttcagtgaaacgatgtCCCTGTCtgcctctcatatcccttctgccaatcaactgtccagctcttggctccatccctccccctcccactttcaaatcttttactagctcttctttcagttagtcctgacgaagggtctcggcccgaaacgccaactgtacctcttcctagagatgctgcctggcctgctgccttcaccagcaacttttgtgtgtgttgcttgaaattccagcatctgcagatttcctcgttttcACCTCCAGGTTATAGGATATTTTGGTGGACAAACCTATTTCGGCTTTTAGAGTACAAGGTGCCTCTGAATCCCACTGCATGACTGAAATAAATTCAGTTAGCAAAAGAACTAATTCTAGTGATAAGTACACTTAGTGGCTACTTATGAGGTAacgcctgtacctaataaagtggccacttaatgtccatggtctgctgctgtagcgcatccacttcaaggttcgacatgttgtgcattcagcgatgttcttctgcacaccattgttgtaatgcttggctatttgagttacagtcaccttcctgtcagctcgaaccagtctggccattcttctctaacccctctcattaacaaagcattttttcccccactgaaatgctgctcactggatgttgttttgtCTCTGTgagctctggagactgttgtgtgcaaaaatcccagtttccaagatactcaaaccaccctgtcaggcaccaacaatcattccacagtcaaagtcacttagatcatctccattctgatgtttgttctgaacaataaatatacctcttgaccgtgtctgcatgcttttatgcattgagttgctatcaCGTTTGGCTAATTGGATATTTGCGTTAACAAGGTGTAgcggtgtatctaataaagtggctactgtgtATATTTTGAAAAAAACCCTTAAGAACAAGTTAAAAAGGAGTCAGCTTCAAATAGAAATTTTTTTACCttctttcatcttttcctttcagtGTCTTGATGTTAGAGCTTTTGACATCTCGCCGCTTAACTGTGCTCATTACTGTTTTTGGAGATCCACTTACATTTTGTACTGCCCCTTTACTTTTTATATTTCTTGTAGGAGACTCCAAGGTTGAATGCAACTTTTGAGCAGATCTTGTAAAAGGTTTCCATATTGTCACTGGCCTACTGGCAGCAGAATTAGATCCATTCTGTATGCTTGCACTGTACAGAGATCTCTCCACTTTGACACTTGCAAActgctgttctctcttgtttaaTTTCCCACAGATCTTTTCCATCTTCTCTTTCGGAATTGTCACCGTACTTGTAGATTTAGCTGCTGCTGAGGTTGTCTTAACCACTCTGGGGGCCACTGTTGAGGCTCCTACAGGCTTGGAGTCACCTACAGGCCTGGCTGCTCCTGGGGCGGCCCTGAGCTCACCCACGGGCCTGGCTGCTCCCGGGGCGGCCCTGGGCGCACCCACGGGCCTGGCTGCTCCCGGGGCGGCCCTGGGCGCACCCACGGGCCTGGCTGCTCCCGGGGCGGCCCTGGGCGCACCCACGGGCCTGGCTGCTCCCGGGGCGGCCCTGGGCGCACCCACGGGCCTGGCTGCTCCCGGGGCGGCCCTGGGCGCACCCACGGGCCTGGCTGCTCCCGGGGCGGCCCTGGGCGCACCCACGGGCCTGGCTGCTCCCGGGGCGGCCCTGGGCGCACCCACGGGCCTGGCTGCTCCCGGGGCGGCCCTGGGCGCACCCACGAGCCTGGCTGCTCCCAGGGCGGCCCTGGCTATATTGTCAGTACCAATTGCCCATGATTGATTGTCTGAAGCAGTATTCTTTAATTTGCAGTCTTGAGTATTATTTGCTCGTAAAGTAAACGGCTTAATTAAAGCTCTGTTTGAAGACTGTCCCACAATTTGAGCTTTACCAACTGtgagtttattttccttttcttggtcgCTTGAGTTATAATGAAATTCACCACATGCTGAAGCTTCATGTTGCAAATCCCCCACACATTGTCTGGATTGGGTCACTGGATCAGCGATAGATTCCTTTGACTCCACAGGGAGTAAAACAGTCATAACTTGTTTAGTGAGTGTGGATTTTGAATCACACTGAACTTGATTCCTAGAAATTACTGATTCGTAATGATTCATGCATGTTGGGTTCTTCACACTGTTTAGCTTAGATGGTTTTGTGTGAGCATCATGCTTCCGATTTCCCCCCTGAAACAGGCGAAGTTCATGCAACATCAGTCAAAGCAATGATTAaaccaagtttttaaaaaatcctttcaTTTCACAAATGTTTCTGATGATTTGGAAAATTTTAAATGCTTTATCCTCCTAACCTATTAATCTTGGAATCCCCTTATCCATTCACTATGAAAACTGTATTTGAGCATATCACTTTCTCGTTTGTCACTGACTCAACCAGGAATTTCAcaatttctgcatttttttttaaccttccaAGCCCATCTCAGAATCACTTAAATTTAAGTCATCTTCAATCTCCTACAATTTAGGTCTCCACTTCCTGGCTTTTCTAGCTCCAAACTAAACTTCTGCAAACTCACATGTACCACTGTAAACCAGCACACTAATGCTGTACTGATTAAAATACAGAGCTTTTACAAAACTAttctatttaatttgcttcataTCAAATTCTCACCCCAAAACCACCTttgaaagatttaattgctgacTTCCATCTTCCCTCCCTCGGAAACCAATAAATCCTGTTGTTATTCTTTATAACAAAATGTTCAATTACCAATTGCTTCCCAGCTTATTTAGTTTTTCCTCACATCTCTTTTTAAACAAAAATTAACAACAACTTAAGGAACAGAGAAGAGATTACCAACTACTAAACCAGTGATTTGAGATATTAAATTTTGCCCCGTGGGTTTTGAACACAATTGTTCCCAATTCTCATTCAATACAGAACTGAGAAAATGAAAAGATAATTCAAGACATATTCAATGATCCCTCCTACAAGTGCCACAAGTTAATAAGGCTCATCTACTACAAtctggaatggcttaatgaaaagAAAATACACATCAAGATACTGCTTTGACATATCAATTTGAGTGAAGCACAGACACTCTGATGAAAGATTTTAAACTCAAAACAGTAACTACTTCCACAACAAATGATGTTAACCCAAGTATTTCTATCATTTCCCcatatgccctcttcttattgttactgttggaaaggaagtacagaagcctgaatgcacacactcagcaattcaggaacagcttcttcccctcttatttccatttttgcaatatttttgatttaactatatatatacacatatatacatatacacacacacactctgcattgtactactgctgttaagttaacaaatttcatgtcatattgtcatatcgccattcactgtgatcatgtcaGCCATACTgtactggctcaaagggccgaatggcctactcctgcacctattgtctattgtctatcatatgctggtaatattaaCCCAATTCTGATATTGTACCTAATGATATGCAGTTGTAGAATTGGCAAGAAATTGTCATTATCAATAGGTAAACTGTTAAAACAAGCTCTGGATTAAGCCCAGTCAAGTTCATCCGAACCAGAAACAGTGTTGTACTACAAACTTAATGCCCTTCAGTAAAAATTAGCCTCACTTTAACTAAGTAACTCTTACTCTGAAACGGATCAGTTTCTGACTTACCAAGGCAGCTTTTAATGGAGCAATTCGTTGCTGTAGCTTCTGATTAGTTTTGTCCCCCAAATAGTATCTGAAAAGAGATACTTTAATATGAGAACAATATACAACTTGAATTCTTTATTCTCCACAGACATCGTCAAAGCAGAATACTGACCCCAAAGAATCAATTGCAGAAAAAAAGTGGGGGTCAGGCGGAGAAGGGTGAAAAGTGTGGACTTAAAAAGCACATTGCAATATCTGCCAATTTAATAGCTAAGATCCTAGTTACTCATATTTTCAGCTTTTACATTTTTTCTTAAACCCTAGTTCTCCATGTGCCATGTTTGTTTCCTCCTTTACCTTCGCCTTCAAGTTTTCAGTAATTATATTGAAATTCTCCTAAatatttgaacatagaacatagaatagtatagtacattacaggcccttcagcccacaatgttgtgctgaccctcaaaccctgccccccatataaccccccaccttaaattcctccatatacctgtctagtagtctcttaaacttcactagtatatctgcctctaccactgactcaggcagtgtatcccatgcaccaatcactctctgagtaaaaaaccttcctctaatatcccccttgaacttcccaccccttatcttaaagccatgtcttcttgtattgagcagtggtgccctggggaagagggagATTTGAGTATATTAATGTCCCTATGTGTTTTGTAATTTTTGGAGGATAAAAAAAATGCACTTCCATTTATCAAACACTCAGtctgaagaaatttttaaaatgcagTAATGAGACCTGGTTGAATAGACAATACCTAAGCAGCATGTTAGGGTAGTGGTTGTCGATGGAACAAGGCAGCACAATAGTTTGGCACATACCATATGGGCCAATGTacctgtttttgtgttgtgttctatgactctaaatctgCTTGCTTGTTAGACCGCagtctaaccggaagaccacagtctgtgtggattgatgataacatatcctcctcacggACGATCAACACTCGTGTACCTCtgtggtgtgtgcttagcccactgctctactctttgtaAACACAcgtctaggcatagctcaaataccatctccaaatttgctgacaatacaaccattgttggtagaatctcaggtggtgacgagatggtgtacaggactgagatatgccaacttgtggaatggtgccgcagcaacaacctggcactcagcgtccatttaggaatcggatggcagagggcaagacgaaagagctgattgtggactttaggaggggtaagacgaaggagcgcataccaatcctcatagagggatcagaagtggtgagagtgaacagcttcaagttcctcagtgtcaacatctctgaggatctaacctggtcccaccatatcgatgtagtcataaaaaagacaaggcagcagctatattttattaggtgtttgaagagatttgacatgtcaacaaatacattcaaaaacctTTATATttatacagtggagagcattctgacaggctgcatcactgtctggtatggagaggctactgcacaggaccaaaagaagctgcagaaggctgtaaatctagttagctccatcttgggctctagcctacaaaatacccaggacatcttcaggaagcggtgtctcagaaaggcagcgtccattattaagaacctccagcacccagggcattcccttttctcactgctactatcaggtaggaggtacaaaagcctgaaggcacacactcagcgattcaggaacagcttcttgccctctgccatctgattcctaaatggacattgaagctttggacactacctcactgtctGTGAAGTCACCTCCAGACATTGGTTAAAACTAAACAAAtagtccatttttctattttgtgATTGCTGTTTCAACCCTTTGACTCCTTGCAGGATAAGGAAACTAACACCAATACCCCTCGCATGCCAGCATCTCAAGCACTGAGGTCCTAATTACATTTCGTTGGTTTTGTTTGGACAAAACATATTGTTCACATGCCTGATTTCTGACCTGATAAACAGATAAAAGGTCCAAGATAGAAATATtccaaataaaaacaagaaaaaaagcaTTGAAAGGTTATTGACTTGAAATGCTGACTGATTAACCTCCCACTGATGCAACCTGACCTTGTGAGcaatttctggttttatttctgaGCATCTGTAAATTTTTCCTTTTCATTCTTTGATGCCTCAAGAGACATTCTTGATGAGACATTCCCTCACACAAATTCCTGTGGAAGCAGTGTTGTGTGATAGAATATTTAGTCAGTTGTACTGGCTCTGTCCATCAAATACTTCTCAGAAAAGCATgactgaacccactgcaattaaACAATAACTGTATCAAATGTTAATTATTCCATTGGATAATtaaacttctgtactcagtacatacTCTCTCTAAACCAGCAAATTCTCATGTAGGTTCTGAACAGCTCCAAACATGTACAGGTTACTAGGTTGATTGGTCATAAGTGAATAATTAGACAGCAGGGTCTCGTAGGGGCACAAGGGTCTGTTactatgctgcatctctaaatagtTTTTTAGAAACAGTGCTCTTCCATGTCCATTTCAACTGGCTGTTTGTACTGCCTGaggctatactctctggagttcagaagaatgagaggggatcttatcgaaacatacaaaattttgaaaggggtagataagatagaagttgGAAAGTAGGAAAGtaagtgaggctagaactaggggacatagcctcaagattcaggggagaaaatttaagacaaggatgaggagaaactgtttttcccagagagtggtgaatctgtggaattctcagcccagggaagcagttgaggcttcttcactaagtatatttaagaaacagagggataggtttttacatagtaatggaattaagggttatagggaaaaggcaggtagatggagctgagtttatggacagatcagccatgatcctattgaatggcggggcaggatcgatgggccggatggcctactcctgctcctatttcttatgttcttatatgtaTCAATGCTAGTTACTTCCATATCCTTCGGCTCTAAAAGATTATACCCATAGAACTTGTGCTAACTTCAACAAGAAATAAATTCAATAGCAACTGATTTTAATCATTGTACATTATGCAAAATTAATCTCATAATAAAGTTGGTTAAAATCGGCACACCATTAAAGGAGTCTCACCAAGTGTTCATGTCAGATAACGGTGGGGATCTGGAGACAGGTTACGAGGTTGAGTGAAAACTAGAAGAGCAGGAAGACTTCGAGCTGGTTTGAAATTAGTCATTCAACCAAATTAcattagaacagaaataatataaaattaacctttgagaAAAATGATTATCAATACTTACGCCAGAAACAGGAGTATGTagttttcaaaaagaaaaaaaaacaccacaaCAATACTACAGGGGAGAAAAGGGACAAATCTATCAGATAATTGCCGCACTCATGTAATGTAACCCATACACATTTTGACTAGAATGTTTTCCGAACTAATGTGGACAAACCTGTCATTAGGACCCGGAATCTTCAGTTTCCCCTTTCTCTGGAGATAGGCTTCAAGTTGTTGCCTTCGGCATTCTGTTTCAGAGGGGGAAAGAATTGTTATGGGTTAAACTTGTAATCATCATTTAATTAAATCTAAAAATGCACTGAAATCACAAAACTTTCACAGGATAAAGTGGTGATTGCATTTGCTTGAAAATACAACTGCTGAAATCACAAACTACGCAATGCGTAACCAGTAAAAATCTGTTGCAAGTTGCTCATAATCAAGCAACCACAATATACTTCTCATAAATTCTTGGCAACTCAGCTCAAAGCTTTTCAAGCTGGTTTGTTATACAGCTTTTGTTATAGATTCCAACATTTTTTCTACCATCTGCATTAGATGAATAGGTTGATAATTCCCCACTTTATTCTTCCCTTCTTTCTTTAATATAGTTCACATTTGTAATGCTTCCACAGAAATTATTCCAAAAAGTATGGAATCCCAGAAAGTGACaaccaaagcatcaactgttgtTAAAATCCTGTCCAAagctctgggatgtagttcatcaGGTCCTTGGTATATATCAGTTTTCAGACTCACCAACTTTTCTAATACTCTGTTTGGTCAACAGATAAATCCTGCAGTTCCTCATACTACATCCTTGGTTCTCTAATATTGCTTGTCTTCCATAATTGTTTAATTTCACTGCTATTTTCCATTATAATTTCCAATGTCTGTGCCCTTGCTAGTAGTACATGAAAATGCCCTTCAAGGCAAACACCATCCTActtagcaacatacacaaaacagtggaggaactcagcaggttaggcagcatctatagaaaagaataaacagtcgacaggtggagggaggggaaagagactagctggaatctggtaggtgaagccagcttcgtgggaaaggtcaagggccggAGACAAAAGAATTTAATAGgcgaggagaatggaccatgggacaaagggaaggagaaggagaccCAGCAGGggtaagtaataggcaggtgagaagtacaAGGTCTGAGTGCGGAATTTGTTGACCAGAAgcagaaatctatattcatgccatcaggatggagagtaaccagatggaatataaagtgttggtcCTCCACTGGAGGGTGGCCTCCTCTTGActcaagaggaagccatggattgtCATGTCGGAACGGgagtgggaatcagaattaaaatgtttggtcacagGAAAGTCCCGCTTGTGGCGGATGGTGTGAAGGTGcactgcctcaacgactaccgtcccgtcaCACTCACGTCCATcgtcatgaagtgtttcgagaggctcgtcatgaggcacatcaagaccctgctgccctcctcactggaccccctgcagttcgcataCTGTCCCAGCCGTTCAACAGacaacgccattgccatcactctCCACCTGgccaaaaaagacacgtacattcgaatgctgttcatagacttcagttcagcatttaacacaatcattcctcagaaactgattggaaagctgagcctactgggcctgaacacctccctctgcaactggatcctagacttcctaactgggagacctcagtcagtccggattggaagcagcatctccaacaccatcacactgagcacgggggccccccagggttgtgtgctcagtccactgctgttcactctgctgcaacacacagctcgaaccacatcatcaagttcgccgatgacacgaccgtggtgggtctcatcagcaagaacgatgagtcagcacagagaggaggtgcagcagctaatggactggtgcagagccaacaacctgtctctgaatgtgaacaaaacaaaagagatggttgttaacttcaggaggacatggagcgaccactgtccgctgaacatcgacgactcctccatagagatcattaagagcaccaaatttcttggtgttcacctggcagagaatctcacctggctCCTCAgtaccagctccatagcaaagaaagcccagcagcatctctactttctgcgaaggctgaaaaaagtccatctcccacccccgatcctcaccacattctacagaggttgtattgagagcatcctgagcagctgcatcactgcctggttcggaaattgcaccatcttggatcgcaagaccctgcagctgatagtgaggtcagctgagaagatcatcggggtctctcttcccaccattagagacatttacaccacacgctgcatccacaaagcaaacagcattatgaaggactccaTGCACCCCCCATACGAACTCTtccccctcctgccatctggcaaaaggcaccgaagcatttgggctctcactaccagactatgtaacagtttcttcccccaagtcatcagacccctcaatacccagagcctggaccgacatcaacctactgccctctactgtgcctattgtcttgtttattatttattgtaatgcctgcactgttttgtgcactttatgcagtcctgggtaggtctgtagtctagtgaagttttgtgtttttttttttacgtagttcagtgtagtttttgaattgttcatgtagtaccatggtcctgaaaaacgctgtctcgtttttactgtgtactgtaccagtagttatggtcgaaatgacaataaaaaatgatTCGAATTGACTTGAAATGATGGGTCGAATTACTGGGACTCCATaccttttaaaaataaattggtaaattggtttattaatgtcacatgtaaTGAGATTTTGCATCCATCCATACTGatcattacaacagtacattgaggtgatacaagggaaaacaataacagaatgcaccgAAAGTGCAGTGTTAGCCGATCATAAGGTGCTAGTCCATAACgaggtagtttgtgaggtcaaaagtccattttatcatactatgGATTATTCAATAGTTAGTGGTGCAGAAGCTGTTCTCAAGCCTGCTGAcaggtgctttcaggcttttaatTTCTACCTGGTGGTAGAGGTGAAGATGACAGAATGTCCATGTTGTcttaccaaggcagcaagaaaTGATGAGTCTACGGAGAAAAATCAGCtatctattaatttccatagatgtggcctgacctgctgggttcctccagcattttgtgtgcccaCGGAGGGCCTCTTGAAAAGCACCCTCTAATGGACATTCTGATGCAAAAGCACTATATCAGGTTTTGAAAGATTAGCAGGCTCACATTACAGCAATATCAATCACAGCAAaaccactggaggaacttagtgggtcaagcagcatttatggaggtaAAAGGACGGCCGGCAATTTAGATCGACGGCGTACATTGAGAATCAACATGGCAGCAGACCTCTGCCAGCTCTTTCTATAGAAGACACGAAAGGTGCACATGCCACTTGCCTGGTAGAGCAAAAACTATCGTGTTTTATTGTAGGTTTTGATATAGTCCACTCTGGATGCTGACAGAGCCCAGTATCTTATTCTGACCTTTAAATTCTTCATCTCCCATCATCCAGCAAACCAAACTGCCCTGGAAGAAACCAGTTCATGGTTCATGCTCTAACTTGGAGAGGCCAAACTCAGATTGTATGATGACTTGCAAAACACTACGATAAGGTCAGTAAGGTCGACTCTGAGCTTCCAGTTGCctctcactttaattctccatcacaTTCATCCTTCAATGTTTCTCCTATAGCATCAGGTACAAGAGGTTGTATCTCATGTTCAAGCTTTTTGTCATGCATACATATCTAGTGTATACATGACATGAAAAttagtttttgcagcagcagtaataCCACAGTGCATTAGAAAGATGATAAATCTTTTACACAAAACTTACATGACACAATAACCAAAACAAAACCACAACATTTAAGCAATTTGACAGAAGTATCTACTTGCATGTTATAAACCTCGGAACTTAATATTGTGTTTAacaatttcaaagtcaaagtcgaatTTATTGTTATTTACACAAGTAcaagtatgcacaggtgcaaagaaCAGCTTACTTGCATCAGCATCACAGGCTACACCCCTCATGCAATCTGCTCAACCTGTCGGTTCGTAGAAGCTATTTCTACCTTGACAACTTCGTTCTGCACTTAGAGACATTCATTGCTCTCTCTATTCCCTCCACCAAAAGCACTTCTTGTTTGCTTACTATTCAAGTACTGATTGAGATGTCAAGGGCTGTTTCTTTCCCCAAAGATGCA comes from Mobula hypostoma chromosome 8, sMobHyp1.1, whole genome shotgun sequence and encodes:
- the ckap2l gene encoding cytoskeleton-associated protein 2-like, which gives rise to METRRRCDSARIAESECRRQQLEAYLQRKGKLKIPGPNDRYYLGDKTNQKLQQRIAPLKAALGGNRKHDAHTKPSKLNSVKNPTCMNHYESVISRNQVQCDSKSTLTKQVMTVLLPVESKESIADPVTQSRQCVGDLQHEASACGEFHYNSSDQEKENKLTVGKAQIVGQSSNRALIKPFTLRANNTQDCKLKNTASDNQSWAIGTDNIARAALGAARLVGAPRAAPGAARPVGAPRAAPGAARPVGAPRAAPGAARPVGAPRAAPGAARPVGAPRAAPGAARPVGAPRAAPGAARPVGAPRAAPGAARPVGAPRAAPGAARPVGELRAAPGAARPVGDSKPVGASTVAPRVVKTTSAAAKSTSTVTIPKEKMEKICGKLNKREQQFASVKVERSLYSASIQNGSNSAASRPVTIWKPFTRSAQKLHSTLESPTRNIKSKGAVQNVSGSPKTVMSTVKRRDVKSSNIKTLKGKDERRKQLEEWLASKGKTYKRPPVPTPFKKVIKSVKKNLEHSFLEVMEREEQKDLADRVQDMLDDCMKLLERGSSPEYVYEALKNVPEGEKFAKYWICQARLLELTDTMEAVIALFEKAVHSGAEPVEELRSALVETIMRNANSHTACTEKEDTKTESFEETAVVTPCTKVRLLCGKTDERGSSVIKYKITATPQVLRMNESMRRIRSTGHQDLKFLTPVRRSVRIEQISASHPEMLREHDCCVTSLNELLDEEEAETFVYRENQALLGE